The proteins below are encoded in one region of Phaseolus vulgaris cultivar G19833 chromosome 1, P. vulgaris v2.0, whole genome shotgun sequence:
- the LOC137813436 gene encoding uncharacterized protein isoform X2: protein MNEDCNSGTASLLSSLTNSKIAGEKRGITHAEHNARKRVKMKDLGSLAHSEETNSRYSEFKIKKENTVQWSLGALESSQQGKIGRNALPEEVNFADRPLDLNAEANKSGGYVEVTEESLTEKQDKGHGSSRGRNSLKLKDVSESGSCVGPLEEKDPMMKWQQMKEYGFWSPSHAGIPKPKQRGRKSKSEMLKKKMELAKREQVNRFTKIAAPSGLLNELNPGIINHVRNRKQVLSIIENLVRSEKHESTSTASKQAAHRIHGSLEASKRDQENVAEEGVLPSSSGNKQPRKFPVTMNDSSSLILEGKVCDHDTSTAEKGSLKSCMTQSTNIMEDDVLALKLSSETRASMSSTNLSNDESSNVTTVSSLSLKAATVASQWLELLHQDIKGRLSALRRSRRRVRSVITTELPLLISKEFANSQDCDPYTMKMFAGLPTSQIADMHGSRWTALFNHMDEALSKEEKQLECWLNQVKEKQLLCDQGIQHVNWSVAFGLQQLGNSEKNSRSSTFNSSEKELAVNAAAASIYSTCNFLLSER from the exons ATGAACGAGGATTGCAATTCTGGAACAGCGTCGCTGTTGTCCTCCCTCACAAATTCCAAG ATCGCGGGAGAGAAGCGAGGAATCACTCACGCTGAGCACAACGCTCGTAAACGAGTCAAGATGAAAGATCTTGGCTCCCTTGCTCACTCAGAGG AAACTAATAGCCGTTATTCGGAGTTTAAAATCAAGAAGGAAAACACTGTGCAGTGGTCGTTGGGTGCCTTGGAATCTTCTCAACAAGGGAAAATAGGAAGGAACGCGTTGCCGGAAGAGGTGAATTTTGCGGATAGGCCTCTGGATCTTAACGCTGAAGCAAACAAGAGCGGGGGCTATGTTGAAGTTACCGAAGAATCTTTGACTGAGAAGCAAGATAAAGGACATG GTTCCTCTAGAGGGCGCAATTCTCTTAAGTTGAAGGATGTATCGGAGAGTGGAAGCTGTGTTGGACCTTTGGAGGAGAAAGATCCAATGATGAAATGgcagcagatgaaggaatatGGCTTTTGGTCACCCTCTCACGCTGGTATTCCAAAGCCGAAGCAACGTGGGAGGAAAAGTAAGAGTGAAATGCTCAAGAAAAAGATGGAACTTGCAAAGAGGGAACAGGTTAACCGATTTACCAAGATTGCTGCTCCAAGTGGACTGCTGAATGAGTTGAACCCCGGAATTATAAATCATGTTAGGAATAGAAAACAAGTTCTTTCAATTATTGAGAATCTTGTAAGGTCTGAAAAACATGAAAGCACAAGCACAGCGAGCAAGCAAGCAGCACATCGAATACATGGAAGTTTAGAAGCTAGTAAGAGGGATCAAGAAAATGTGGCCGAGGAAGGGGTCCTACCTAGCTCTTCAGGGAACAAACAACCAAGAAAGTTTCCTGTAACAATGAATGATTCTTCTTCCCTGATTTTGGAGGGTAAAGTTTGTGATCATGACACAAGCACTGCAGAGAAAGGAAGTCTTAAAAGTTGTATGACGCAGTCAACGAATATTATGGAGGATGATGTTTTGGCTCTGAAATTGTCATCTGAAACTAGGGCATCAATGAGTTCTACCAATTTGTCAAACGATGAATCTTCTAATGTCACAACGGTTTCATCTCTTTCCCTAAAAG CTGCTACTGTTGCTTCTCAATGGTTGGAGCTTCTGCATCAAGATATCAAAGGACGCCTTTCAG CTTTGCGACGAAGTAGGAGGAGAGTTCGATCCGTTATCACTACTGAGTTACCTTTACTTATATCAAAGGAATTTGCTAATAGCCAAGATTGTGATCCTTACACTATGAAAATGTTTGCGGGACTTCCCACTAGCCAAATTGCAGATATGCATGGGTCAAGATGGACTGCTTTGTTTAATCATATGGATGAAGCACTTtcaaaagaggaaaaacaacTA GAGTGTTGGTTGAATCAAGTGAAAGAAAAACAATTGCTGTGTGACCAGGGCATTCAACATGTAAACTGGAGTGTGGCTTTTGGTTTACAGCAGCTGGGAAATTCTGAAAAAAATTCCAG ATCATCGACATTTAATAGCTCCGAGAAAGAGTTAGCGGTGAATGCTGCTGCTGCTTCCATATATTCAACGTGTAATTTTCTACTGTCCGAGCGCTGA
- the LOC137813436 gene encoding uncharacterized protein isoform X1, producing MNEDCNSGTASLLSSLTNSKIAGEKRGITHAEHNARKRVKMKDLGSLAHSEETNSRYSEFKIKKENTVQWSLGALESSQQGKIGRNALPEEVNFADRPLDLNAEANKSGGYVEVTEESLTEKQDKGHGTLVVSRGINVDLNAEDVSSSVNLDPAGSSRGRNSLKLKDVSESGSCVGPLEEKDPMMKWQQMKEYGFWSPSHAGIPKPKQRGRKSKSEMLKKKMELAKREQVNRFTKIAAPSGLLNELNPGIINHVRNRKQVLSIIENLVRSEKHESTSTASKQAAHRIHGSLEASKRDQENVAEEGVLPSSSGNKQPRKFPVTMNDSSSLILEGKVCDHDTSTAEKGSLKSCMTQSTNIMEDDVLALKLSSETRASMSSTNLSNDESSNVTTVSSLSLKAATVASQWLELLHQDIKGRLSALRRSRRRVRSVITTELPLLISKEFANSQDCDPYTMKMFAGLPTSQIADMHGSRWTALFNHMDEALSKEEKQLECWLNQVKEKQLLCDQGIQHVNWSVAFGLQQLGNSEKNSRSSTFNSSEKELAVNAAAASIYSTCNFLLSER from the exons ATGAACGAGGATTGCAATTCTGGAACAGCGTCGCTGTTGTCCTCCCTCACAAATTCCAAG ATCGCGGGAGAGAAGCGAGGAATCACTCACGCTGAGCACAACGCTCGTAAACGAGTCAAGATGAAAGATCTTGGCTCCCTTGCTCACTCAGAGG AAACTAATAGCCGTTATTCGGAGTTTAAAATCAAGAAGGAAAACACTGTGCAGTGGTCGTTGGGTGCCTTGGAATCTTCTCAACAAGGGAAAATAGGAAGGAACGCGTTGCCGGAAGAGGTGAATTTTGCGGATAGGCCTCTGGATCTTAACGCTGAAGCAAACAAGAGCGGGGGCTATGTTGAAGTTACCGAAGAATCTTTGACTGAGAAGCAAGATAAAGGACATGGTACTTTAGTAGTTTCTAGGGGAATTAATGTGGATCTGAATGCAGAAGATGTTTCAAGCTCTGTGAATTTGGATCCTGCAGGTTCCTCTAGAGGGCGCAATTCTCTTAAGTTGAAGGATGTATCGGAGAGTGGAAGCTGTGTTGGACCTTTGGAGGAGAAAGATCCAATGATGAAATGgcagcagatgaaggaatatGGCTTTTGGTCACCCTCTCACGCTGGTATTCCAAAGCCGAAGCAACGTGGGAGGAAAAGTAAGAGTGAAATGCTCAAGAAAAAGATGGAACTTGCAAAGAGGGAACAGGTTAACCGATTTACCAAGATTGCTGCTCCAAGTGGACTGCTGAATGAGTTGAACCCCGGAATTATAAATCATGTTAGGAATAGAAAACAAGTTCTTTCAATTATTGAGAATCTTGTAAGGTCTGAAAAACATGAAAGCACAAGCACAGCGAGCAAGCAAGCAGCACATCGAATACATGGAAGTTTAGAAGCTAGTAAGAGGGATCAAGAAAATGTGGCCGAGGAAGGGGTCCTACCTAGCTCTTCAGGGAACAAACAACCAAGAAAGTTTCCTGTAACAATGAATGATTCTTCTTCCCTGATTTTGGAGGGTAAAGTTTGTGATCATGACACAAGCACTGCAGAGAAAGGAAGTCTTAAAAGTTGTATGACGCAGTCAACGAATATTATGGAGGATGATGTTTTGGCTCTGAAATTGTCATCTGAAACTAGGGCATCAATGAGTTCTACCAATTTGTCAAACGATGAATCTTCTAATGTCACAACGGTTTCATCTCTTTCCCTAAAAG CTGCTACTGTTGCTTCTCAATGGTTGGAGCTTCTGCATCAAGATATCAAAGGACGCCTTTCAG CTTTGCGACGAAGTAGGAGGAGAGTTCGATCCGTTATCACTACTGAGTTACCTTTACTTATATCAAAGGAATTTGCTAATAGCCAAGATTGTGATCCTTACACTATGAAAATGTTTGCGGGACTTCCCACTAGCCAAATTGCAGATATGCATGGGTCAAGATGGACTGCTTTGTTTAATCATATGGATGAAGCACTTtcaaaagaggaaaaacaacTA GAGTGTTGGTTGAATCAAGTGAAAGAAAAACAATTGCTGTGTGACCAGGGCATTCAACATGTAAACTGGAGTGTGGCTTTTGGTTTACAGCAGCTGGGAAATTCTGAAAAAAATTCCAG ATCATCGACATTTAATAGCTCCGAGAAAGAGTTAGCGGTGAATGCTGCTGCTGCTTCCATATATTCAACGTGTAATTTTCTACTGTCCGAGCGCTGA